The Micromonospora sp. Llam0 genome includes a window with the following:
- a CDS encoding LLM class flavin-dependent oxidoreductase, whose protein sequence is MIDVPLSVLDVAPVAAGRSAGEALRHTTELARRVEQLGYHRFWVAEHHNMPAIASSAPAVLLAHLAAATSTIRVGSGGVMLPNHPPLVVAEQFGTLEALHPGRVDLGIGRAPGTDQATALALRRTMAGLGAETFPQELATLIGYLRGDAGPIAATPHGGQSPAIWLLGSSGFSAQLAGTLGLPFSFAHHFSAANTLPALALYRQHFRPSAWLDRPYAMVAVNVVCAESDERAEWLSGPAALAFLRLRAGRPEALVSPEEAAAYPYTDLELEFVRQRNDGQAVGSPDTVRRALRELRERTGADELMLTTMVYDVADRMRSFELVAGDPGHPTDGDQ, encoded by the coding sequence CACCACCGAGCTGGCCCGCCGGGTCGAGCAGCTCGGCTACCACCGGTTCTGGGTGGCCGAACACCACAACATGCCCGCCATCGCCAGTTCGGCCCCGGCGGTGCTGCTCGCCCACCTGGCGGCGGCCACCTCGACGATCCGGGTCGGCTCCGGCGGGGTGATGCTGCCCAACCATCCGCCGCTGGTGGTCGCCGAGCAGTTCGGCACATTGGAGGCGCTGCACCCGGGCCGGGTGGATCTCGGCATCGGCCGGGCACCCGGCACCGACCAGGCCACCGCGCTGGCGCTGCGGCGCACCATGGCCGGGCTGGGCGCCGAGACGTTCCCACAGGAGCTGGCGACCCTGATCGGCTACCTGCGCGGCGACGCCGGGCCGATCGCCGCGACCCCGCACGGCGGGCAGTCACCGGCGATCTGGCTGCTCGGTTCCAGCGGATTCAGCGCCCAGCTCGCCGGCACCCTGGGCCTGCCGTTCTCCTTCGCCCACCATTTCAGTGCGGCCAACACGCTGCCGGCGCTCGCGCTGTACCGGCAGCATTTCCGCCCGTCGGCGTGGTTGGACCGGCCGTACGCGATGGTGGCGGTCAACGTCGTCTGCGCCGAGTCGGACGAGCGGGCCGAGTGGCTGTCCGGCCCGGCCGCGCTGGCGTTCCTGCGGCTACGCGCCGGGCGGCCGGAGGCACTGGTCAGCCCGGAGGAGGCGGCCGCCTATCCGTACACGGATCTCGAGTTGGAGTTCGTCCGCCAACGCAACGACGGGCAGGCGGTCGGCTCCCCCGACACGGTCCGGCGGGCGCTGCGCGAGCTGCGTGAGCGCACCGGCGCCGACGAGCTGATGCTGACCACGATGGTGTACGACGTCGCCGACCGGATGCGCTCGTTCGAGCTGGTGGCCGGTGACCCGGGTCACCCCACGGACGGCGATCAATAG
- a CDS encoding cellulose binding domain-containing protein: protein MRNVPPSSSRPQPGNPRRALLAVATAVATAAGAGVATTILALPAAAAAGCTVDYRVTSQWPGGFGASVSVTNLGDPVTSWQLTWSFGAGQTITQAWNAAVMQSGAQVAADNVGYNGNLATNASTEFGFNGSWNNSGNPVPATFALNGTTCTGGVAPTTAPPPTTGPPPTTAPPPTTPPPTPGPGAKQMEDLDRGLISVRSGSGNLVSWRLLGTEAADTGFHVYRGSTRITSSPVTASTNYYDAGAASNASYTVRAVVGGVEQPASPASLTFADGYLDVPLQVPPGGTTPSGEWYSYSANDASVGDLDGDGQYEIVLKWDPSNAKDNSQSGYTGNVYVDAYQLDGTRLWRVDLGRNIRAGAHYTQFQVYDYDGDGRAEVAMKTADGTRDGRGTVIGNSGADYRNSSGYVLSGPEFLTMFNGQTGAAMSTVNYVPARGNVSSWGDSYGNRVDRFLAGTAYLDGQRPSLIMSRGYYTRTVIAAWDFRNGSLTQRWVFDSNSSGNGSYAGQGNHSLSIADVDRDGRDEIVFGGATIDDNGRGLWNTALNHGDAGHVGDLDPGRAGLEYFKVQEDGSKPSSALIDARTGQIIWQTPTGGDNGRGVSADIWAGSAGAESWSSAVDGLRSPTGGNVGRKPSSANFLSWWDGDPVRELLDQTRIDKYGTSGDTRLLTGSGVASNNGTKATPALSADLFGDWREEVIWRTSDSRALRIYATPHTTDRRIHTLMHDPQYRVAVAWQNTAYNQPPHPSFFIGANMPAPPTPNVYLR, encoded by the coding sequence ATGCGCAATGTCCCTCCCAGCAGCTCCCGGCCCCAGCCCGGGAACCCCCGCCGAGCCCTGCTCGCCGTCGCGACCGCAGTGGCCACCGCGGCCGGTGCCGGCGTGGCCACCACGATCCTCGCGTTGCCGGCCGCCGCAGCCGCTGGTTGTACGGTCGACTACCGCGTCACCAGCCAGTGGCCCGGTGGCTTCGGCGCCAGCGTGTCCGTGACCAACCTCGGTGACCCCGTCACCTCCTGGCAGCTGACCTGGTCGTTCGGCGCCGGGCAGACAATCACCCAGGCGTGGAACGCGGCGGTGATGCAGAGCGGTGCCCAGGTCGCCGCCGACAACGTCGGCTACAACGGGAACCTGGCCACCAACGCCAGCACCGAGTTCGGCTTCAACGGATCCTGGAACAACAGCGGCAATCCGGTCCCGGCGACCTTCGCGCTCAACGGGACCACCTGCACCGGCGGCGTCGCCCCGACCACCGCGCCGCCCCCGACCACCGGACCCCCGCCGACCACGGCACCGCCGCCCACCACGCCGCCCCCGACGCCGGGGCCCGGCGCCAAGCAGATGGAGGACCTCGACCGTGGGCTGATCAGCGTCCGGTCCGGATCCGGCAACCTGGTCTCCTGGCGGCTGCTCGGTACCGAGGCCGCCGACACCGGCTTCCACGTCTACCGTGGCTCCACCCGGATCACCTCGTCACCGGTCACCGCGTCGACCAACTACTACGACGCCGGTGCCGCGTCCAACGCCAGCTACACGGTTCGGGCGGTGGTCGGCGGCGTCGAGCAGCCCGCGTCCCCGGCGTCGCTGACCTTCGCCGACGGCTACCTGGACGTGCCGCTGCAGGTGCCGCCGGGCGGCACCACCCCGTCCGGGGAGTGGTACAGCTACTCGGCGAACGACGCCAGCGTCGGCGACCTCGACGGTGACGGACAGTACGAGATCGTGCTCAAGTGGGACCCGTCCAACGCCAAGGACAACTCCCAGTCCGGCTACACCGGAAACGTCTACGTCGACGCGTACCAGCTCGACGGGACCCGGCTGTGGCGCGTCGACCTGGGCCGCAACATCCGGGCCGGGGCCCACTACACCCAGTTCCAGGTGTACGACTACGACGGCGACGGCCGGGCCGAGGTGGCGATGAAGACCGCCGACGGCACCCGCGACGGCCGGGGCACCGTGATCGGCAACTCCGGCGCCGACTACCGCAACTCGTCCGGTTACGTGCTGTCCGGTCCGGAGTTCCTGACCATGTTCAACGGCCAGACCGGTGCGGCGATGTCCACCGTCAACTACGTACCGGCCCGGGGCAACGTGTCGTCCTGGGGCGACTCGTACGGCAACCGGGTGGACCGGTTCCTCGCCGGCACCGCCTACCTGGACGGCCAGCGGCCGTCGCTGATCATGTCACGCGGCTACTACACCCGCACCGTCATCGCCGCCTGGGACTTCCGCAACGGCAGCCTCACCCAACGGTGGGTCTTCGACTCCAACTCGTCGGGCAACGGCAGCTACGCCGGGCAGGGCAACCACTCGCTGTCCATCGCCGACGTCGACCGCGACGGCCGCGACGAGATCGTCTTCGGCGGTGCCACCATCGACGACAACGGCCGAGGGCTGTGGAACACCGCCCTCAACCACGGCGACGCCGGCCACGTCGGTGACCTCGACCCGGGCCGGGCCGGACTGGAGTACTTCAAGGTCCAGGAGGACGGCTCGAAGCCGTCGTCGGCGCTGATCGACGCCCGCACCGGGCAGATCATCTGGCAGACCCCGACCGGCGGGGACAACGGCCGGGGCGTGTCGGCGGACATCTGGGCCGGCAGCGCCGGTGCCGAGTCCTGGTCGTCGGCGGTGGACGGGCTGCGCTCACCGACCGGTGGCAACGTGGGACGCAAGCCGTCGTCGGCCAACTTCCTCAGCTGGTGGGACGGCGACCCGGTCCGGGAGTTGCTCGACCAGACCCGGATCGACAAGTACGGCACCTCCGGCGACACCCGGCTGCTGACCGGTTCCGGGGTGGCGTCCAACAACGGCACCAAGGCGACCCCGGCGTTGTCGGCCGACCTGTTCGGCGACTGGCGGGAGGAGGTCATCTGGCGGACCAGCGACTCCCGCGCGTTGCGGATCTACGCCACACCGCACACCACCGACCGACGAATCCACACCCTGATGCACGACCCGCAGTACCGGGTGGCGGTCGCCTGGCAGAACACCGCCTACAACCAGCCGCCACACCCGTCGTTCTTCATCGGTGCCAACATGCCGGCACCACCGACGCCGAACGTCTACCTGCGCTGA
- a CDS encoding beta-galactosidase, whose protein sequence is MRWPKGLDGLCYGGDYNPEQWPETTWVEDVELMRRARVNLVTVGVFAWSRLEPRPGEYTVDWLDRALDLLHRGGIRVVLATPTASPPPWFSLAHPDALPVTADGVRLRHGSRDTYCAAAPAYRAAARRIAAMLADRYRDHPALAMWHVHNEYGTVCHCPHAADAFRRWLRQRYGDLDRLNEAWTGAFWSQGYSDWTQIDPPRATQYLSNPTQVLDFRRFWSDELLAAYRDQRDLLREHTPDVPVTTNYVFGDWVPVDHARWAREADLVAVDHYPTEIDGRAEEQTALAADLARSWSRPVDGDGAQPPAGRLRPWLLMESAPNLIYRYAEGTAYAKEPGRMLRHSVAHVARGSRGAMFFQWRAPRGGAEAFHSAMVPHAGADSRTFRSAVQLGEALRLLAATDTATVAARAAIGWDAASGWALQHPGLPSEHISYADEVAAAHRALWRCGITTDFVCPAAGPLDLTGYRMLVLPALYLMDDAVADTLGDWVRAGGHLVVSYLSGVADPDARVRLGGYPGALRELLGVRSEEFLPLGPDGTEPLSGGRTGRLWRERVEARGAEPVLDYAGGVLAGHPAVTRRSVGAGAAWYLSTRLDDDGYRELLAVVAAEAGVAPVLPAASAGVEAVRRVDGTTRWLFLFNHGREETVVAATGEVLVCGAVLPSGEILVAGDALPAGEILLAVGAGTPGSGRPTGRWPVGPAGVSGTPGRGRGARRVRVPPGGLLVLREPDHPAG, encoded by the coding sequence ATGCGCTGGCCGAAAGGACTCGACGGGCTCTGCTACGGCGGGGACTACAACCCCGAGCAGTGGCCGGAGACGACCTGGGTCGAGGACGTCGAGCTGATGCGCCGCGCCCGGGTCAACCTGGTCACCGTCGGGGTGTTCGCCTGGTCCCGGCTCGAGCCGCGCCCCGGCGAGTACACTGTCGACTGGCTCGACCGGGCGCTCGACCTGCTGCACCGGGGCGGGATCCGGGTCGTCCTGGCCACCCCGACCGCCTCGCCGCCGCCGTGGTTCTCCCTCGCCCACCCCGACGCCCTGCCGGTCACCGCCGACGGGGTACGGCTGCGGCACGGCAGCCGGGACACCTACTGCGCGGCGGCCCCCGCGTACCGCGCCGCGGCCCGGCGGATCGCCGCGATGCTCGCCGACCGCTACCGCGACCATCCGGCGCTGGCGATGTGGCACGTGCACAACGAGTACGGCACGGTCTGCCACTGCCCGCACGCGGCCGACGCGTTCCGGCGGTGGCTGCGGCAGCGCTACGGTGACCTGGACCGGCTCAACGAGGCGTGGACCGGCGCGTTCTGGAGCCAGGGCTACTCCGACTGGACGCAGATCGACCCGCCGCGCGCCACCCAGTACCTGTCCAACCCTACGCAGGTGCTGGACTTCCGCCGGTTCTGGTCCGACGAACTGCTCGCCGCCTACCGCGACCAGCGCGACCTGCTCCGCGAGCACACCCCGGACGTGCCGGTCACCACCAACTACGTGTTCGGCGACTGGGTTCCGGTGGACCACGCCCGGTGGGCGCGGGAGGCCGACCTGGTCGCCGTCGACCACTACCCGACCGAAATCGACGGCCGGGCCGAGGAACAGACCGCGCTCGCCGCCGACCTCGCCCGGTCCTGGTCACGCCCGGTCGACGGGGACGGGGCGCAGCCACCGGCCGGACGGCTCCGGCCCTGGCTGCTGATGGAGAGCGCGCCCAACCTGATCTACCGGTACGCCGAGGGGACCGCCTACGCCAAGGAGCCCGGCCGGATGCTGCGGCACAGCGTCGCCCACGTCGCACGCGGCTCCCGGGGCGCGATGTTCTTCCAGTGGCGGGCGCCGCGCGGCGGTGCCGAGGCGTTCCACTCGGCGATGGTGCCGCACGCCGGTGCCGACTCCCGGACCTTCCGGTCGGCGGTACAGCTCGGCGAGGCGCTGCGGCTGCTCGCCGCGACCGACACCGCCACGGTGGCGGCCCGGGCCGCGATCGGCTGGGACGCCGCCAGCGGGTGGGCGCTGCAGCATCCCGGGCTGCCGTCGGAGCACATCTCGTACGCCGACGAGGTGGCCGCCGCGCACCGGGCGCTGTGGCGGTGCGGGATCACCACCGACTTCGTCTGCCCGGCGGCCGGGCCGCTGGACCTGACCGGCTACCGGATGCTGGTGCTGCCCGCGCTGTACCTGATGGACGACGCCGTCGCGGACACCCTCGGCGACTGGGTACGGGCCGGCGGTCATCTGGTGGTCAGCTACCTGTCCGGGGTCGCCGACCCCGACGCCCGGGTCCGGCTGGGCGGGTATCCGGGTGCCCTGCGCGAGTTGCTCGGCGTACGCAGTGAGGAGTTCCTGCCACTCGGTCCGGACGGCACCGAGCCGCTGTCCGGCGGGCGCACCGGCCGGCTGTGGCGGGAACGGGTGGAAGCCCGCGGCGCCGAGCCGGTGCTCGACTACGCCGGCGGGGTGCTGGCCGGTCACCCGGCGGTGACCCGCCGGTCGGTCGGTGCCGGGGCCGCCTGGTACCTGTCCACCAGACTGGACGACGACGGCTACCGGGAGCTGCTGGCGGTGGTCGCCGCCGAGGCCGGGGTGGCGCCGGTGCTGCCCGCCGCGTCCGCCGGGGTGGAGGCGGTACGCCGGGTGGACGGCACCACCCGGTGGCTGTTCCTGTTCAACCACGGCCGGGAGGAGACGGTGGTGGCGGCCACCGGTGAGGTGCTGGTCTGCGGCGCTGTCCTGCCGTCCGGGGAGATCCTGGTGGCCGGCGACGCCCTGCCCGCTGGCGAAATCCTGCTGGCGGTCGGCGCCGGTACGCCCGGCTCCGGCCGGCCGACCGGCCGATGGCCGGTCGGCCCGGCTGGTGTCTCCGGCACACCGGGACGTGGCCGGGGCGCTCGTCGGGTTCGGGTTCCGCCGGGCGGGCTGCTGGTGCTGCGGGAGCCGGACCATCCGGCGGGCTAG
- a CDS encoding TIM-barrel domain-containing protein — protein MPYRPPLVPHETFVADPPDLPVRAPGEEGLSALVRAELLGTDAAGITCKGGTADGETLTVTVSAAGEGVIRVRLSATPDARSRSARALPLVDPRPYPATVTVAGDTVRVDAGTVVAELRLDPWHLRFLDRQGRVLLNQNRGERDISGRLRTLPFGRSLVDGSVAAYHESFDAPGDERFVGLGEKFTRLDKRGQRALMWNFDAFGSESDRSHKNVPLYLSDRGYGVLVDSGMPVEFDICSSTHSCVQILVPDDLIDYYVIAGPSPAEILDRYDGLTGRPVLPPKWAFGTWISSGFFVDSQEKVLDRARRIRADGIPCDVLHLDCYWQADGAWSDLAWDATNFPDPAGMLATLAEQGFKVSLWMNPYIMTGSPVFAQADAAGYFLRRPDGSTYIADVWHGSYPVCGIVDFTNPAATEWFTGLLRDLLRQGAMVFKTDFAEGVPADAVAHNGMTGVELHNVYTLLFNDAVAAVTREVAGHGMVWARSSFLGGQRHPAQWSGDVNATYPGMASTLRGGLSHGLSGVPFWSHDAGGFHGTPTPDLYVRWAQFGAFSPLVRFHGTTSRLPWDFPDDAARDAVEAIRLRYRMMPYLYSAAVTAARTGAPMMRALLVDSPDDPAAWGAELEYRLGTDLLVAPMVNPDGRRHVYLPAGDWVDHWTGRTHVGGRHLPVETPLDRIPLFVRHGALIPTTEPQDTVGDGPFTDVTLVSWGGVSAETVVCDVDGDTTVRAVRDGDTLRVDVDGPLPVRRVEVVAVTGTEPPATVLLDGVPL, from the coding sequence ATGCCGTACCGTCCGCCCCTGGTCCCCCATGAGACGTTCGTGGCCGACCCGCCCGACCTGCCGGTCCGCGCGCCCGGCGAGGAGGGGCTGTCCGCGCTGGTCCGCGCCGAGCTGCTGGGCACCGACGCGGCCGGGATCACCTGCAAGGGCGGCACCGCCGACGGCGAGACGCTGACGGTAACGGTCAGCGCCGCCGGAGAGGGGGTGATCCGGGTCCGGCTGAGCGCCACACCCGACGCCCGCAGCCGGTCGGCCCGGGCGCTGCCGCTGGTCGATCCGCGCCCGTACCCGGCCACGGTCACCGTGGCCGGCGACACGGTACGCGTCGACGCCGGGACGGTCGTCGCCGAGCTGCGGCTCGACCCCTGGCATCTGCGCTTCCTCGACCGACAGGGCCGGGTGCTGCTCAACCAGAACCGGGGCGAGCGCGACATCAGCGGCCGGCTGCGCACCCTGCCGTTCGGCCGGTCCCTGGTCGACGGGTCCGTCGCCGCGTACCACGAAAGCTTCGACGCGCCCGGCGACGAACGCTTCGTCGGGCTCGGCGAGAAGTTCACCCGGCTGGACAAGCGCGGCCAGCGGGCGCTGATGTGGAACTTCGACGCCTTCGGCAGCGAATCGGACCGGTCGCACAAGAACGTCCCGCTGTACCTGTCCGACCGTGGCTACGGGGTGCTGGTCGACAGCGGCATGCCGGTGGAGTTCGACATCTGCTCCTCCACGCACAGCTGCGTGCAGATCCTGGTGCCGGACGACCTGATCGACTACTACGTGATCGCCGGCCCCAGCCCCGCCGAGATCCTGGACCGCTACGACGGGCTGACCGGCCGACCGGTGCTGCCACCGAAGTGGGCGTTCGGCACCTGGATCTCGTCCGGCTTCTTCGTGGACAGCCAGGAGAAGGTCCTGGACCGGGCCCGGCGGATCCGTGCCGACGGCATCCCCTGCGACGTGCTGCACCTGGACTGCTACTGGCAGGCCGACGGCGCCTGGTCCGACCTGGCCTGGGACGCCACCAACTTCCCCGACCCGGCCGGCATGCTGGCCACTCTCGCCGAGCAGGGGTTCAAGGTGAGCCTCTGGATGAACCCGTACATCATGACCGGCAGCCCGGTCTTCGCGCAGGCCGACGCGGCCGGCTACTTCCTGCGCCGCCCGGACGGCTCCACCTACATCGCCGACGTCTGGCACGGCTCCTACCCGGTCTGCGGGATCGTCGACTTCACCAACCCGGCGGCCACCGAGTGGTTCACCGGTCTGCTGCGCGACCTGCTGCGACAGGGCGCGATGGTGTTCAAGACCGACTTCGCCGAAGGGGTGCCGGCCGACGCGGTGGCGCACAACGGGATGACCGGCGTCGAGCTGCACAACGTCTACACGCTGTTGTTCAACGACGCGGTCGCGGCGGTCACCCGGGAGGTCGCCGGGCACGGCATGGTGTGGGCCCGGTCGTCGTTCCTCGGCGGGCAGCGGCATCCGGCACAGTGGAGCGGCGACGTCAACGCCACGTACCCGGGGATGGCCAGCACGTTGCGTGGCGGGCTGTCGCACGGGCTGTCCGGCGTACCGTTCTGGAGTCACGACGCCGGTGGCTTCCACGGCACCCCGACCCCGGACCTGTACGTGCGGTGGGCGCAGTTCGGGGCGTTCTCGCCGCTGGTGCGCTTCCACGGCACCACCAGCCGGCTGCCGTGGGACTTCCCCGACGACGCCGCGCGCGACGCGGTCGAGGCGATCCGGCTGCGCTACCGGATGATGCCCTACCTCTACTCGGCGGCGGTCACCGCCGCCCGCACCGGTGCCCCGATGATGCGGGCGCTGCTGGTCGACTCGCCGGACGATCCGGCCGCGTGGGGCGCCGAGTTGGAGTACCGGCTCGGCACCGACCTGCTGGTCGCGCCGATGGTCAACCCGGACGGGCGGCGGCACGTCTACCTGCCGGCCGGTGACTGGGTCGACCACTGGACCGGACGGACCCACGTCGGCGGACGGCACCTGCCGGTCGAGACGCCGCTGGACCGGATCCCGTTGTTCGTCCGGCACGGCGCGCTGATCCCGACGACCGAACCGCAGGACACCGTCGGCGACGGTCCGTTCACCGACGTGACCCTGGTCAGTTGGGGCGGCGTCAGCGCCGAGACGGTCGTCTGTGACGTCGACGGTGACACCACGGTCCGGGCGGTACGCGACGGCGACACGTTGCGGGTCGACGTCGACGGGCCGCTGCCGGTCCGCCGGGTCGAGGTCGTCGCGGTGACCGGCACCGAGCCACCGGCCACCGTGCTGCTCGACGGCGTACCGCTCTGA
- a CDS encoding carbohydrate ABC transporter permease, with the protein MSIARTLTAGRRPRLDPVNQPPRGRRPGVGRPVWEEPPSPVGQGVKGLVLATMVLAVIFPLWSVLVTSLASRETINATGGMVVIPREIDLSAYVNIFSGGQISRAVWVSTLVTVVGTTFSLVLTVLAAYGLSRKDSLAHRPLLFLFLLTFLIYPGMVPSYLVVTGLGLKNSLWALILPTAISVFNLVVIRAFFMNVPAELIDAARIDGAGEFRILWRIMLPLSRAVIAVVGLFYAVGYWNAYFNAVLYIDDNDKWPIQRVLQSYILAGQSPSVTGAPVNIPGVTAYPPTLAVKMAVVVITVLPAVVIFPFVQRHFTKGVITGAIKG; encoded by the coding sequence GTGAGCATCGCACGTACGCTGACCGCCGGGCGGCGACCCCGGCTCGACCCGGTGAACCAGCCGCCCCGAGGGCGGCGCCCCGGCGTCGGCCGGCCGGTCTGGGAGGAGCCGCCGAGCCCGGTCGGCCAGGGCGTGAAAGGGCTCGTCCTCGCCACGATGGTGCTGGCCGTGATCTTCCCGCTGTGGTCGGTCCTGGTGACCAGCCTGGCGTCGCGGGAGACCATCAACGCCACCGGCGGCATGGTGGTGATCCCCCGGGAGATCGACCTGTCGGCGTACGTGAACATCTTCTCCGGCGGTCAGATCAGCCGGGCGGTGTGGGTCAGCACCCTGGTCACCGTGGTCGGCACGACGTTCAGCCTGGTGCTGACGGTGCTGGCGGCGTACGGGCTGTCCCGCAAGGACTCGCTCGCGCACCGCCCGCTGCTGTTCCTGTTCCTGCTCACCTTCCTGATCTACCCCGGCATGGTGCCGAGCTACCTGGTGGTGACCGGGCTGGGCCTGAAGAACAGCCTGTGGGCGCTGATCCTGCCCACCGCGATCAGCGTGTTCAACCTGGTGGTGATCCGGGCGTTCTTCATGAACGTGCCGGCCGAGCTGATCGACGCGGCCCGCATCGACGGCGCCGGGGAGTTCCGGATCCTGTGGCGGATCATGCTGCCGCTGTCCCGGGCGGTGATCGCCGTCGTCGGCCTGTTCTACGCCGTCGGCTACTGGAACGCGTACTTCAACGCGGTGCTCTACATCGACGACAACGACAAGTGGCCGATCCAGCGGGTGCTGCAGAGCTACATCCTGGCCGGCCAGTCGCCGTCGGTCACCGGCGCGCCGGTGAACATCCCCGGGGTCACCGCGTACCCGCCGACCCTGGCGGTCAAGATGGCGGTGGTGGTGATCACCGTACTGCCGGCGGTGGTGATCTTCCCGTTCGTGCAGCGGCACTTCACCAAGGGCGTCATCACCGGCGCGATCAAGGGTTGA
- a CDS encoding sugar ABC transporter permease, which translates to MTSVETSVTAGSGDDRSRRSPDQPTPDGDRRSRRTPDGRRTRRRTVPLRARLRRDWPLLAMAAPAALLLLVFHYLPTLGNVIAFQDYNPWVGDNAFEAFVYSEWIGFGNFETLFRDPGFWDAVVNTLTITAFQLVFFFPLPILLAILLHSIMSTRVRGFIQSVVYLPHFFSWVLVVTFFMQMLGGAGLLAQRMRDAGLDPLNVMGNPDTFIVLVTAESVWKDVGWGAIIFLAALSAIDQNLYEAAAADGAGRWRRLWHITLPGLRPVIVLLLILRLGDALTVGFEQFILQREAVGRQAAEVLDTYVYYQAIIPQQWGMGAAAGLFKGVIGLVLIIAANKFAHRLGEQGVYSR; encoded by the coding sequence ATGACCTCGGTCGAGACGTCCGTGACCGCCGGATCCGGTGACGACCGGAGCCGGCGGTCGCCGGACCAGCCCACCCCGGACGGCGACCGCCGGTCACGCCGTACCCCGGATGGCCGGCGCACCCGCCGACGGACCGTGCCGTTGCGGGCCCGGCTGCGCCGCGACTGGCCGCTGCTGGCGATGGCCGCGCCGGCCGCGCTGCTGCTGCTGGTCTTCCACTACCTGCCCACCCTGGGCAACGTGATCGCCTTCCAGGACTACAACCCGTGGGTCGGTGACAACGCGTTCGAGGCGTTCGTCTACAGCGAATGGATCGGATTCGGCAACTTCGAGACTCTGTTCCGTGACCCGGGGTTCTGGGACGCGGTGGTCAACACCCTGACCATCACCGCGTTCCAGTTGGTCTTCTTCTTCCCGCTGCCGATCCTGCTGGCGATCCTGCTGCACAGCATAATGTCGACCCGGGTGCGCGGGTTCATCCAGAGCGTCGTCTACCTGCCGCACTTCTTCAGCTGGGTGCTGGTGGTCACCTTCTTCATGCAGATGCTCGGCGGGGCCGGCCTGCTCGCCCAGCGGATGCGCGACGCCGGGCTCGACCCGCTCAACGTGATGGGCAACCCGGACACGTTCATCGTGCTGGTCACCGCCGAGTCCGTGTGGAAGGACGTCGGCTGGGGCGCGATCATCTTCCTGGCCGCGCTCAGCGCCATCGACCAGAACCTCTACGAGGCGGCGGCGGCCGACGGCGCCGGGCGCTGGCGGCGGCTGTGGCACATCACCCTGCCCGGGCTGCGTCCGGTGATCGTCCTACTGCTCATCCTGCGGCTCGGTGACGCGCTCACCGTCGGGTTCGAGCAGTTCATCCTGCAACGTGAGGCGGTCGGCCGGCAGGCCGCCGAAGTGCTCGACACCTACGTCTACTACCAGGCGATCATCCCGCAGCAGTGGGGGATGGGTGCCGCCGCCGGCCTGTTCAAGGGCGTCATCGGGCTGGTGCTGATCATCGCCGCGAACAAGTTCGCCCACCGCCTCGGCGAGCAGGGAGTGTATTCCAGGTGA